TGCCGTCACCCCATTAATGGTGCCCACCACATCCTTACCATCACCACCCACAGTGGAACCAATAGAGAAACCAAGATCAGCGGCCATATTGGTATCCACTGACTGAAAATCAATCAAGGAGGCGGCACCATAACGATTTGAGGTAATCACCAGACGATTATTGGCATTGTCGTAATCAACACTTACTGCCACACTCTGTGCCAGCAATTTACTATCCGCATTAATTTGTGACTGCACCTCGGCTGCCAGATTAGCACCACTGCTATAGGCGGCATTCGTCAGCTTAATTGCATCAGAAACAACCCCATCAATCTTGACCGTAAAGGTATCATTATTAGCATCAATAGTTAACGGGCTTGTCGCAAGGTCAGCGGCTAACACCCCTGCCCCATTATAATAACCCTTACTTGCCATCACACTGACATTAATATCATAAAGACCAACCTCGGTCTTATCATTAGAACTAATATACTGTACCAGCGCATCGGTTGACTGACCCATAGCAGCAAACAGAGGGGCAACCTCACTAAAATTATTATCCAGTGCCGTCTGCAACTTGGCACCATCGTAATTTAATAGACCATTGGTACTGTTTAGAGTGATACCAATATCGGACAAGGTGGTCAAGGTACCGCTAACACCCTCAATCAGATTCGAGGTGATATTCCTGATCTGCGAGCTGATACCCCGTACCATTGCATCACCCATCAAAATCGAACCTTCACCCTTATCGACATCAAACTCGGTTAATGCATTAACAGCGCCCATCAGGCTATTAAAAGATGCCACATAGGACTCTACATTGGTCTTGACAGCCGCCTTATCCAGACTAACTGATACATTAGATGACCCTGTTGTCTTCAGATTCAGTGTCAGACCATTAACAGCATCTGTAATGACATTACTGGCACGACTCAAGGTCAAACCATCGATAGTCACACTGGCATCGACTGCCTTGACGGTTGAGCTGATATTATTCTTGGTTGCTGCGCTAAAGACTAATTGAGAGAGACCGGTATTATCAGTGTTGTCCGCAGGCGTTCCCGTACCTTCATCAACCGTTACCTCCATACCATACTTCACACCATCCTGTGAGGACAGCACCAGCTTATAGCCCTGATCATCATTAATAATATTAGCCGTCACCCCTTGGTTAGCGGCATTAATGCTATCTCTAATCCCCTGCAGGCTGGAGTTATTATTATCAATGGTAAAACTAACCGCAGCGGCATCAGGATTAACGGTAAAACTAGTCTCAGCCGCATTATAGGAACCAAAACGAACCGTCAGCGTACCGGTACCCACGGTATCGGTGGTCGCGGTAAAGGCACCTGAGGCGAGCTTATGGGTTAGCGCAAGATTATTGACCGTAACATTGTAATTACCTGGTGTTGCCACCACACTACTGGTCACGTCTAATACGGTAGTATCACTGGATGTTGTTGTACGAGCCTGGAAGGATGAACTCTGGGAAAGGGTCTTTAACGCCCCCTGAAAATCAGATAGGCTGCTTTTCAATATGCCAAAGGAGGAGAGTTTTGCTTGATATTCGGTTTCACGCACATCCAGACGAATATCCGTGGGTTGACGTTCAGCCGCAATCAGCTGTGAGACCAGACCATTGATATCTAGTCCTGAACCCAAACCCGCTGAAGATATGTTCGACATTTATTTACTCGATACTTCACCTGTCAATGTCAGGATCAACATTGACTTTACTTAATAATAGTCTAACTTATGCAAGGTGTATGCCAATCACGCCTGTACTTGCAGTATTAAACCATCATTCTTGTTCGATGCGATCTGTTCTTCCAATGAACGCGCAATATTCAAAACCTCTTCTGAAGGGATTTGCCGAATTAACTCATCGGTCTCCCGATCAACAACTCGCACTATCGTCCTCCCCGTATCATCATCCACACTAAAATAGACATTACGCTGGATGTTCTGAACAAAATCATTAAGATCAGAAACTGCCTGACTTAACTGTTTTTTCTGACTTTCAGCACTCACTTCTTCATCAACAGACTTAGCGACTGGCATGGCATTGCCGTTATTCACGGCTCCGGATTGCCGCGCCGTATCAACTACTCCCTTACCTTCAGAGGGAGCAACCGTCTTACGAGATGGCGAAGTCAGTTGTTGCTGACTCATCACGTATGTTGTTTGCTCTATGCTCATGGGATACTCCATATAAAAGCAGATTAATAATATCCGGGGGGATCACCCCCCGAATAGATAGACTGCTTATTACTGCAATAACGACAGTGCGTTCTGCGGTGTGGAGTTAGCCTGAGCCAACATGGCCGTACCTGCCTGTTGCAAAATCTGGGCACGAGTCAATGCAGCGGTCTCAGCTGCAAAGTCAGCATCCTGGATTCGACTACGAGCAGCGGACAGATTCTCTGCAATAGTCTGCACCGAGGCAACGGTAGAACTCAGACGATTCTGAATAGCACCCAGACCCGCACGCGTGGTACTGACGGTAGCCAGTGCCGCATCAATACGACTCACAGCCGTATTTGCATTTGCAGCCGAGGTTACATCTGTATTGGTCAAACTACCATTATCCAATGCAATCGCTGTACCCGCCATACCAATAATTGCATTACCCGAATTAATCGCAATCGCACTACTGGATGTCAACGTAATGGTACCCTTGTTAGTAAAGTCAGCAGAAGCAAGGGTTGCCGCAGTCGCAGCACCACCCGCCGTCAAAACACCAGTTAATACTGCAGCATTACTGGCTCCTTGTGCAATAGTAATATCACGACCATCTACTGAACTTAAAGACACAAAACCAGAAACCACCGCAGCAGTCACACCACTAGCACCACTATTCAGATTAATCTGATCAACCATCTCAGTTGATGTAAGACCATTACCTGCTGTCAGAGACTCCGTTGCATAAATAGCAACCGAGTTAATCGTCAGATCGTAGGTATAGGTAGACGTACCGCCATTATCGACGGCATTACCACCCGTCAGTGCAGTTGCGGCAACTGTTGCAGCCCCTGCCGAGGCGATCACATCACCCAAGCCCGAGCCATTGATTGCAATCGCCTTGGAATAAGCACTACTCGCCGTCTGTCCATTAGCAGAACCCGCAACCGATGTAGTAATATAGGTTGAATTAATCTGAGCATTGCTACCATTACTGGCATTGGTATCAACCGTACCGGTCTCAGTCGCAATCGCACCTAATTGAGTAGTCCGTGCGCCCGAGATAGTCACACCAATCGTCTGATTGGCATCAGCGCCCACCTGGAAGGCCTGTGATGTGAAACTACCATCCAGCAACTTAACATTATTGAATGAGGTGGTTGAAGACACACGCTCGATCTCGGAGATCAGTGCCTGTACCTCAAGATCCAGTGCCGCACGATCACTACCACTATTGGTAGCATTAGCGGATTGTAACGCCAACTCACGGATACGTTGCAGGTTATTGGTTACCTCAGCGAGTGCGCCCTCAGCCGTCTGTGCCAGCGAGATACCATCGTTGGCATTTCGAGTTGCCTGATTAAAACCACGAATCTGCGATGTCATTCGTTCGGAAATTGCCAGACCCGCAGCATCATCCTTAGCGGAGTTGATTCGAAGACCAGAGGATAAACGTTCGAGGGAGGTTGCAAGAGAGGTTTGTGATTTACTTAAATTACGCTGCGCATTGAGCGAAGATATATTCGTGTTTACAAATTGAGCCATTTTAAATCTCCTTATCTTTATATATCAATAAGATACATAAAGAATCAGGTTAATATTCAGCGGATATGCTTGGGAAAACTCCTAGCATTCACCGCTCCCGACGTGCGTAACGGCACGACTTAATAATTCTTTACTGTTTTTTTTATAAAAATGTGACTTATTTATCATAAAAAACTTATCTACATGATAAATATAGGATTAATTTTTATTAATTAACGTAAATAATTAAATAAAGATAGACCTTGAATACGGATATAAGACTGTTGAGCCGCCTGCAAGGATATCATTCGTTGGTTCATCTCACTGACAACCTTAGCAAAATCAACGTCTTGCAATGAGGACATCACCTCTCTATAATTAAGCAAGGCATCCTCATTAATGTTCTCCTGCATATCAACCGCACCCATGCGTGAACCCACCTGACCGCGAAATTCCAGCAGATTATCCATCGCCTGATCAAGATCCTCAATACTATTGCTGACCTGGCCATACATCTGTGAAAAATTAGTCGGAGTCACTGGGTTACTCTCAAGCGCAGTAATCAGGTTTTGCACCGTGGCAAATACACTTTGATTGGTACTTGTCGCAACAGTAAAGGTATCACCGTCTACCGGTGTTCCGGTGATACTCAGATCAACCCCATTAAATTGTATGCTCTGCCCCGCGACAAAATCCGGCGCATCATCAACAGGGTCATTTGGTAATGCTGGAATCAACTGCCCGGAGCTGGCACCATCAACACGATACGCCAATGCTCCGCTACTATTGGTCACCATAGTAATAGTAATATCATCAGGTGTATAGGTACCATAATCGATCACACTACCGATACCAATAACCCCGGTACCTGTGTTCGCGGTATTTGCTTTGGTTACAAATTGACCATTACCATTACGAATATTCATCAACACCGCATCACCGGAATCACCCGCAACAATCTGCCGCTCTTCTGAAACCTGCAAGAAACGCTGTCCTTGATCGCCGTTATAACTCACCAGCGCATTGCTACCGACCGAGAAAGGCTGCGTTTGTGAGCTATAACCGGAAAAGAGGTAATTACCATCACTATCTTTACTATTTGCCAGTGAGACCAGATCCTCGCGTAATGAGCGCAGTTCCTGGGCAATGGTTGCCCGGTCAGAGGATGAGAGGGTTGCGTTATTAGCGCTCAGAGCCAGTTCGCGTACTCGTTGCAGGTTATTACCCATGCCTTCCAGTATGGTCTCTTCATAAGATAGACGCGAATTAACGTAACCAATATTACGCTGAAATTGTTCGGTCGACTGTATCCTTTCTTCAAACTGTAAAACTCTGGCACTGGACAAAGGGTCTTCCGAGGGATTCAGGATACGTTGCCCCGAGGATAATTGTTGCTGAATCCTCGATAACTCCACCTGATTCTTTTGAATCGCTGAGACACCTTGGTTATTCAATGCGGCTGTCGAGATTCTCATAGTCTACCTCCGTGCCATACTCAGAATCGTCTGGAACAATGTATCGGATATGGATACCACCTGTGCCGCCGC
The genomic region above belongs to Gammaproteobacteria bacterium and contains:
- the fliD gene encoding flagellar filament capping protein FliD, with product MSNISSAGLGSGLDINGLVSQLIAAERQPTDIRLDVRETEYQAKLSSFGILKSSLSDFQGALKTLSQSSSFQARTTTSSDTTVLDVTSSVVATPGNYNVTVNNLALTHKLASGAFTATTDTVGTGTLTVRFGSYNAAETSFTVNPDAAAVSFTIDNNNSSLQGIRDSINAANQGVTANIINDDQGYKLVLSSQDGVKYGMEVTVDEGTGTPADNTDNTGLSQLVFSAATKNNISSTVKAVDASVTIDGLTLSRASNVITDAVNGLTLNLKTTGSSNVSVSLDKAAVKTNVESYVASFNSLMGAVNALTEFDVDKGEGSILMGDAMVRGISSQIRNITSNLIEGVSGTLTTLSDIGITLNSTNGLLNYDGAKLQTALDNNFSEVAPLFAAMGQSTDALVQYISSNDKTEVGLYDINVSVMASKGYYNGAGVLAADLATSPLTIDANNDTFTVKIDGVVSDAIKLTNAAYSSGANLAAEVQSQINADSKLLAQSVAVSVDYDNANNRLVITSNRYGAASLIDFQSVDTNMAADLGFSIGSTVGGDGKDVVGTINGVTAAGAGQFLTGAVGSASEGLKLLINGGTTGARGSTNFTRGYADQLNTLMDSLLKTNGILDLKMEGLQGRIDGVTVQRTELDSRITALEARYMAKFSAMDALLSQLQGTSSLLSQQLVSLESFIGRK
- a CDS encoding flagellar protein FlaG, yielding MSIEQTTYVMSQQQLTSPSRKTVAPSEGKGVVDTARQSGAVNNGNAMPVAKSVDEEVSAESQKKQLSQAVSDLNDFVQNIQRNVYFSVDDDTGRTIVRVVDRETDELIRQIPSEEVLNIARSLEEQIASNKNDGLILQVQA
- a CDS encoding flagellin (structural flagella protein) is translated as MAQFVNTNISSLNAQRNLSKSQTSLATSLERLSSGLRINSAKDDAAGLAISERMTSQIRGFNQATRNANDGISLAQTAEGALAEVTNNLQRIRELALQSANATNSGSDRAALDLEVQALISEIERVSSTTSFNNVKLLDGSFTSQAFQVGADANQTIGVTISGARTTQLGAIATETGTVDTNASNGSNAQINSTYITTSVAGSANGQTASSAYSKAIAINGSGLGDVIASAGAATVAATALTGGNAVDNGGTSTYTYDLTINSVAIYATESLTAGNGLTSTEMVDQINLNSGASGVTAAVVSGFVSLSSVDGRDITIAQGASNAAVLTGVLTAGGAATAATLASADFTNKGTITLTSSSAIAINSGNAIIGMAGTAIALDNGSLTNTDVTSAANANTAVSRIDAALATVSTTRAGLGAIQNRLSSTVASVQTIAENLSAARSRIQDADFAAETAALTRAQILQQAGTAMLAQANSTPQNALSLLQ
- the flgL gene encoding flagellar hook-associated protein 3 is translated as MRISTAALNNQGVSAIQKNQVELSRIQQQLSSGQRILNPSEDPLSSARVLQFEERIQSTEQFQRNIGYVNSRLSYEETILEGMGNNLQRVRELALSANNATLSSSDRATIAQELRSLREDLVSLANSKDSDGNYLFSGYSSQTQPFSVGSNALVSYNGDQGQRFLQVSEERQIVAGDSGDAVLMNIRNGNGQFVTKANTANTGTGVIGIGSVIDYGTYTPDDITITMVTNSSGALAYRVDGASSGQLIPALPNDPVDDAPDFVAGQSIQFNGVDLSITGTPVDGDTFTVATSTNQSVFATVQNLITALESNPVTPTNFSQMYGQVSNSIEDLDQAMDNLLEFRGQVGSRMGAVDMQENINEDALLNYREVMSSLQDVDFAKVVSEMNQRMISLQAAQQSYIRIQGLSLFNYLR